Proteins encoded together in one Terriglobus saanensis SP1PR4 window:
- a CDS encoding DNA polymerase III subunit beta: protein MADVKMKTKMLRSAVEIVRPAIAKASVGIPALRTIKMEKMPEGMGISANNLNVGIRVNLLTEFPDDRPVAISAERLLNYVKLLDTEEVSITFKSDKARFSSGACRAQVPTVEGAPEFPMPTEGQTIAMAQDVLLRALRHVAFAMTESENRFVVDGALLTAKDGYLEVAALDGYRISVYRIEMKGLPECEILLPGDLCDALLATLRDCDATVSIQLGESAIGVRMEGIEAQIIEIRAGRLAKKFAPYNKILPENRRLAIVLPAPRLLLAAQRCIAMADIKTQCIRMYFERESITLNGATPDSGDADEAVSIEGGPQTKLAMAFKGEYLVDALKKLRGDVTVDIGEKDQVMMLYAEPFEGETLRYGVMPMRV from the coding sequence ATGGCAGACGTAAAGATGAAGACCAAGATGCTGCGGTCGGCAGTGGAGATTGTTCGCCCCGCGATTGCAAAGGCGTCCGTGGGCATCCCAGCCCTTCGGACAATCAAGATGGAGAAGATGCCCGAGGGCATGGGCATTTCGGCAAACAACCTCAACGTCGGAATTCGCGTGAACCTGCTGACAGAGTTTCCTGACGATAGGCCGGTCGCAATCTCTGCGGAGCGCCTCCTTAATTATGTGAAGTTGCTCGATACCGAAGAGGTGTCGATCACCTTCAAGAGCGACAAAGCCCGCTTCAGCTCCGGAGCCTGCCGCGCCCAGGTGCCGACGGTCGAAGGTGCTCCTGAGTTTCCGATGCCCACAGAGGGGCAGACGATCGCTATGGCTCAGGACGTCCTTTTGCGCGCCCTTCGACACGTTGCATTCGCGATGACAGAATCGGAAAACCGGTTCGTTGTCGACGGTGCCCTTCTCACCGCGAAAGATGGCTACCTGGAAGTCGCCGCCCTCGATGGGTATCGGATCTCGGTCTATCGAATCGAGATGAAGGGCCTTCCCGAGTGCGAGATCCTTCTCCCCGGTGATTTATGTGACGCGCTGCTGGCCACGCTACGCGATTGTGATGCGACCGTCTCGATACAACTTGGCGAAAGCGCAATCGGAGTTCGGATGGAAGGCATCGAAGCGCAGATCATCGAGATCCGTGCAGGCCGCCTCGCGAAGAAGTTCGCGCCCTACAACAAGATCCTCCCGGAAAACCGTCGCCTAGCGATAGTGCTTCCTGCACCGCGTCTACTGCTCGCCGCACAGCGCTGTATCGCGATGGCGGACATTAAAACGCAGTGCATCCGCATGTACTTCGAGCGTGAGTCGATCACCTTGAACGGCGCGACGCCTGACTCGGGCGACGCCGACGAGGCCGTTTCGATTGAAGGTGGACCTCAAACGAAGCTGGCCATGGCATTCAAAGGTGAGTACCTGGTCGACGCTTTGAAGAAGCTGCGCGGCGATGTGACGGTCGACATCGGCGAGAAAGACCAGGTCATGATGCTCTACGCAGAACCGTTCGAGGGAGAAACCTTGCGCTACGGCGTGATGCCCATGCGCGTGTGA
- a CDS encoding sigma factor-like helix-turn-helix DNA-binding protein, translating into MPFQRARTGRAHAGEIGQKQTPSTLRKQAGPARELGDAIPGSVQSRKEIAGPRVKGGYAQDRCMTLEEIAKIEGVTRERIRQIEAIALKKLRESGITLGILKELDATPSARQYARPTGAARIGGQ; encoded by the coding sequence GTGCCTTTCCAGAGAGCACGAACGGGAAGAGCACACGCGGGCGAGATCGGTCAGAAGCAAACTCCCTCCACACTTCGGAAACAAGCCGGGCCCGCCCGCGAACTTGGTGATGCCATCCCCGGCTCCGTACAAAGCCGCAAAGAGATAGCAGGCCCAAGAGTGAAGGGAGGCTACGCGCAGGACCGGTGCATGACCCTTGAAGAGATCGCCAAAATTGAAGGCGTTACACGCGAACGGATACGTCAGATCGAAGCGATTGCATTGAAGAAGCTGCGGGAGAGCGGCATCACGCTCGGCATCCTGAAAGAGCTCGACGCCACTCCTTCGGCACGCCAGTATGCACGCCCAACTGGAGCTGCACGTATAGGAGGCCAATGA
- a CDS encoding DNA cytosine methyltransferase: MAEFTVGSLFAGIGGIDLGFERAGFRTVWQVEINPYCQRVLAKNFPHAERYADIRECGAHNLKPVDVIVGGFPCQDISNAGKRAGITGERSGLWGEYARIVRELRPRFVFVENVAALLGRGMGTVLGDLAEIGYDAEWEIVSAADVGAPHLRERIWIVAYPNCGRRWPNAARWNYSSRENTGRAEADGVLGAIRKASGARHVADSSCERCGEARQLRCDEPPERSTCGSEDAANTEILDGGQGRQGRSTCHSENGQSKWPKALADAQHDGSHRAQGNEAESGSDRADDRLPERISQWAVEPNVGRVAHGIPARVDRLRGLGNAVVPQIPEMFARQIRTALEEQVNNA, from the coding sequence ATGGCCGAATTTACAGTCGGTTCGCTCTTTGCTGGTATCGGCGGCATTGACCTCGGTTTCGAGCGGGCGGGGTTCCGCACCGTTTGGCAGGTCGAGATCAACCCTTACTGCCAGCGTGTGTTGGCCAAGAACTTTCCCCATGCGGAGCGGTATGCAGACATCAGAGAGTGCGGAGCCCACAACCTCAAGCCAGTCGACGTCATTGTCGGAGGTTTCCCCTGCCAGGACATCAGCAATGCAGGAAAGCGGGCAGGAATCACCGGAGAACGGTCTGGACTTTGGGGAGAGTACGCACGCATCGTTCGCGAGCTACGACCCCGCTTCGTCTTCGTGGAGAACGTCGCAGCTTTGCTTGGACGGGGAATGGGAACAGTACTCGGAGACCTGGCCGAAATCGGGTATGACGCGGAGTGGGAAATCGTATCTGCTGCCGACGTCGGCGCTCCGCATCTCCGCGAAAGGATCTGGATTGTGGCCTACCCCAACTGTGGGCGGCGGTGGCCAAACGCTGCCAGATGGAACTACTCCTCAAGGGAAAACACCGGAAGGGCGGAAGCAGACGGTGTGCTTGGAGCGATACGTAAAGCAAGTGGAGCGCGGCATGTGGCCGACTCCTCGTGCGAACGATGCGGAGAAGCGCGGCAACTTCGATGTGATGAACCCCCGGAACGGTCTACCTGCGGCAGTGAAGATGCTGCCAACACCGAAATCCTCGATGGCGGACAAGGGAGGCAGGGGAGATCTACTTGCCATAGTGAGAACGGGCAAAGTAAGTGGCCGAAAGCATTGGCCGACGCCCAGCACGATGGATCACATCGAGCGCAAGGGAATGAGGCCGAGTCGGGCAGCGACAGGGCGGACGACAGGTTACCTGAGCGAATCAGTCAGTGGGCAGTTGAACCCAACGTGGGTCGAGTGGCTCATGGGATACCCGCTCGGGTGGACCGACTTAGAGGACTCGGTAATGCCGTAGTGCCGCAGATACCGGAAATGTTCGCACGACAGATCCGCACAGCACTGGAGGAGCAGGTGAACAATGCCTAG
- a CDS encoding YdaU family protein, whose protein sequence is MPEPWQSWVKIDIDAWQGSATVQEMTDAEYRAYDNLLKAQFQQPDGMLPNDEKELAKLSRKRADWPQIREHVLEQFKQGPEGRIFNARMYNEWLKAQELHLKRKNGGKATSERRWGSTPEDEGSSTPQAEQQTNNSSPIAQLPDSEAEQPVRTVRNETERNATEQERQKPSATRVVELAEEYESIAAQIVCAHPSATSRSIGPMDVTHAQVTAVLEAVTAECLSTGCSRAMAEEIILQLTQDIAKAVAQWPPGDKGFLSRIERFFREREYRKPIEEWQRGEKHAGRSNRAQERTNRNVAAFQRASGLPNDPGATHQTG, encoded by the coding sequence GTGCCGGAACCGTGGCAGAGCTGGGTAAAGATCGACATCGATGCGTGGCAAGGAAGCGCCACCGTCCAGGAGATGACGGACGCGGAGTATCGCGCTTACGACAACCTTTTGAAGGCACAGTTTCAGCAGCCTGACGGCATGCTGCCGAACGACGAGAAGGAGCTTGCAAAGCTGAGCCGCAAGCGTGCTGACTGGCCGCAGATCCGCGAGCATGTGCTTGAGCAGTTCAAGCAAGGCCCGGAAGGTCGCATCTTCAACGCGCGCATGTATAACGAATGGCTCAAAGCTCAGGAACTTCACCTCAAAAGGAAGAACGGCGGCAAGGCAACATCCGAGAGGCGATGGGGAAGCACTCCGGAAGACGAAGGTTCTAGCACTCCACAAGCTGAGCAACAGACAAACAATAGCTCACCTATAGCTCAGCTACCTGATTCCGAAGCTGAGCAACCGGTAAGAACGGTACGGAACGAGACGGAACGGAACGCCACGGAACAAGAACGGCAAAAGCCTTCCGCGACCCGCGTGGTGGAACTTGCCGAGGAGTATGAATCCATCGCAGCGCAGATCGTCTGCGCCCACCCTAGCGCGACTTCGCGCAGCATAGGGCCGATGGACGTGACACATGCGCAAGTGACTGCTGTTCTCGAAGCCGTCACCGCTGAGTGCTTGTCCACCGGTTGTTCACGCGCTATGGCCGAAGAAATCATCCTGCAGCTTACGCAGGACATCGCGAAAGCCGTCGCGCAGTGGCCACCGGGTGACAAGGGATTCTTGAGCCGCATAGAGCGCTTCTTCCGTGAGCGCGAGTACCGCAAACCAATCGAAGAGTGGCAACGAGGAGAGAAACATGCAGGCCGAAGCAATCGAGCGCAGGAGCGCACAAATCGCAATGTCGCCGCCTTCCAGCGCGCTAGCGGACTTCCGAACGACCCTGGCGCAACTCATCAAACCGGATGA
- a CDS encoding HNH endonuclease: MPKPAVRIMRDGREICTETAHGRAEYRRRRDAMWSRDHGICCICGTHVDSEDATFEHWEGRGMNGGHRDDRIERDGKPYNGIAHELCNSLKGSRRQS; encoded by the coding sequence ATGCCTAAGCCTGCGGTGCGTATCATGCGCGACGGCCGCGAGATCTGCACCGAAACCGCCCACGGTCGCGCGGAGTATCGACGGCGCCGTGATGCGATGTGGAGCCGGGATCACGGTATTTGTTGCATTTGCGGAACGCACGTTGATAGTGAAGACGCGACCTTTGAGCATTGGGAAGGGCGTGGGATGAACGGCGGACATCGAGACGACCGCATCGAACGAGACGGCAAACCCTACAACGGCATAGCGCACGAGCTCTGCAACAGCTTGAAGGGATCGCGGCGACAGTCATGA
- a CDS encoding RHS repeat domain-containing protein gives MPTMRKILPALAFILLQSVVSLWAQSPITPANETGLPADGVYSPNDENINLTNGNVQFTLPLVSLPGRAGHDLHLNLVFNSKALSPTLNERPFDPVNETSAYGVFGGWQLPNWFTDSPIHIPQIVASSNPVVGQDVLHDAFGQPSGYVNIICSAGYVYLDETGAPHSFGNITNCMGDIAHPELEKHVSDAYDGSLYRLDFNNGGLFRPDGSQLRGNQDTDKNGNVITYAFDGFTGNYSIKDTVGRTVTITTSSNPITDSKGQLSPGSTTDWVVTYKGEDGQDRTISIHRVLTSDPITLQATCTDSVGESQNTTSTLSPLGSIYTVTFSGSPSRTYTLTLNGMEELTRVNYPTGGYVRYEYTDFPGSEQVNGAYVGITCSNMSHREVSAKYFCSNSSGRCSPEVRTTYTPTIHTLGLGENSGIDVRNSDGRTHVDFIPMIQHQALESNRVIYQGESTPLQAISTQYDTAEQKSQVTTTLYSGGQPQVATKATYGYFTKNFICPQYPYSQTNCNETPAPGESPIVTSEKIFGFDGALIRDTETTPTGYEQGLQYNWSLISSQTVTGTGGGMAKTDNEYDVYSNGLAVTGADSSTHIQVGNYRGNLTRVRRYTLNGTGPIDSLQSYDDTGNVVATTDPLGHVTNFHYQDAWSSLGCAPSSSNEFAYLTQVQDALQHTSNFRYNFCTGTRLEASDLNNNWTTTSYDNFARVNRISFPDGGWQQFSRSDSAPAFENVQIAENTAGQTINKAKSFDGLGRVLTATTTESGSSQIYTADYGYDNLGRISTAGNPYRLTDSSFATTSYTYDSLGRKTLQTQPDGSTQQWSYNGSQTVFTDETGHTWSRNYDALGRLGNVIEPTGASTGYVYDSLGNLTTATQTGVAGDARRSRSFTYDSLSRLITATNPETGTICYGTWTSGICSNGYDANGNLMAKTDARGATATYGYDALNRLTSKSRLGASTDLYFYDGLVGTWGATSLLGGNLVGHLSFIRSFNPDLAGNTCDINSRKNCDDQYFGYDNVGRLNHWTGAPPSEWGSTSHSINTTYDLTGNPLRISYPDGRTLRKDYDAAGRLTAVTDESLNKVMVSAMSYFPNGAVQSLSYGNGVVEKFGQNNRLQTCTDVVTQGSNTYLNKTYHFQPNATGACGSESSNNGNIWSIADGTAGALYSQSMSYDSLNRLISWTGPNFVGMQQMAYGYDSFGNMTQVPGTQALAPSVDYDANNRYLRGGSALEARFSCVGANGETTGYDAAGNLLCWGTPNSNAQAYTWDAESRMSRLYAAQNSTLNLKALYSYDAMGARVRADQLDSSGHSISFREYSSFGGELLSEKDQNGWWTDYIFANGKKIARVDPNNVYRWMIADQVGTSQLELDASGTLLWKGEFLPFGQEPNPAATTNRYKFTGKERDAESGLDNFGARYYASSLGRFMSPDWADSPSPVPWVLLANPQSLNLYSYVNNNPMTRRDEDGHATLCGPDLWNSQTNTLTSGSCVDLPDPLTRGQIIRQTHDNFMNWRNNLAVNKWLSKKLNPRSVESAQWAVLLAEILESDLGLASDEIEDLTKPGSIDNKGIKLTPDQIGAKLQDGGFTKSAASDGTPVYVKGDRQYTVYSQARSTDGPSAQVKDNGSVVGKVRLK, from the coding sequence ATGCCTACTATGCGCAAGATTCTGCCTGCCCTCGCCTTCATTTTGCTCCAGTCCGTCGTTTCTCTCTGGGCGCAGTCGCCCATCACGCCCGCGAATGAAACGGGGCTCCCTGCGGACGGCGTTTATTCCCCAAACGACGAGAATATTAATCTCACGAATGGGAACGTGCAGTTTACGCTGCCACTCGTTTCGCTTCCCGGCAGAGCCGGGCATGATCTGCATCTCAATCTCGTTTTCAACAGCAAGGCGCTCTCTCCAACGCTGAACGAGAGGCCTTTCGATCCAGTCAATGAGACCTCGGCCTACGGAGTCTTTGGAGGCTGGCAATTGCCAAACTGGTTTACTGACAGTCCGATTCATATCCCGCAAATTGTGGCTTCATCCAATCCCGTCGTAGGACAAGATGTTCTGCACGATGCTTTTGGACAGCCCTCCGGCTACGTCAATATCATTTGCTCGGCTGGATATGTGTATCTCGATGAAACTGGGGCACCTCACTCCTTTGGCAATATCACCAACTGCATGGGGGACATTGCTCATCCAGAGCTGGAAAAGCATGTGTCGGATGCCTACGATGGTTCGCTCTATCGCTTGGACTTCAACAATGGCGGCCTTTTTCGCCCGGACGGGTCGCAACTTCGGGGAAACCAGGATACCGATAAAAACGGCAACGTCATTACGTATGCCTTCGATGGCTTCACAGGGAATTACAGTATCAAAGATACTGTCGGTCGAACCGTAACCATCACGACGAGTAGTAATCCAATCACGGACTCCAAAGGACAGTTGAGCCCTGGTTCAACGACCGATTGGGTTGTCACCTATAAAGGGGAGGATGGACAAGACCGCACGATCAGCATCCATCGCGTGCTCACGAGCGACCCCATTACACTACAGGCAACCTGCACAGATTCGGTCGGCGAGTCGCAGAATACGACCTCGACACTCTCTCCGTTAGGAAGCATCTACACCGTCACGTTTTCGGGTTCACCCTCACGGACCTATACACTGACGTTGAACGGAATGGAGGAACTCACACGCGTGAACTATCCCACGGGAGGATATGTTCGTTATGAGTACACCGACTTTCCTGGATCAGAGCAGGTCAACGGAGCTTATGTTGGCATCACTTGCTCGAACATGTCGCATCGTGAAGTGAGCGCGAAGTATTTTTGTTCCAATTCTTCAGGGCGGTGTTCCCCAGAAGTGAGAACCACCTATACTCCGACGATTCACACGCTTGGGCTAGGTGAGAATAGTGGAATCGATGTCCGCAATAGCGACGGACGGACGCATGTGGATTTCATCCCGATGATCCAGCACCAGGCCCTCGAATCGAATCGCGTGATCTATCAGGGAGAGAGTACACCGCTACAAGCCATCAGTACGCAATACGATACGGCCGAACAAAAGAGTCAAGTCACAACAACGCTTTATTCGGGGGGACAGCCCCAGGTAGCGACCAAGGCAACCTATGGATACTTCACCAAGAATTTTATTTGCCCGCAGTATCCCTATTCCCAGACCAACTGTAACGAGACTCCTGCGCCTGGTGAAAGCCCGATTGTCACGAGCGAGAAAATCTTCGGCTTCGACGGGGCGCTTATCCGGGATACAGAGACCACACCAACCGGTTATGAGCAAGGTTTGCAATACAACTGGAGCCTCATCTCTTCGCAAACGGTCACGGGCACGGGCGGTGGCATGGCGAAAACAGACAACGAATACGATGTCTATAGCAATGGTCTGGCTGTAACGGGAGCGGACAGCTCAACCCATATCCAAGTAGGAAATTATCGAGGGAATCTCACTCGTGTCAGACGCTACACCCTGAATGGTACCGGACCGATCGATAGTCTTCAGTCTTACGATGACACAGGCAATGTGGTCGCCACTACAGATCCGCTCGGTCACGTCACGAATTTCCACTATCAAGACGCGTGGTCTTCGCTGGGATGCGCTCCGTCATCCAGCAATGAATTTGCATATCTCACCCAGGTTCAGGATGCGCTTCAGCATACTTCTAATTTCCGGTACAACTTCTGCACTGGAACCCGGCTGGAGGCGTCCGATCTAAACAACAATTGGACGACGACGTCCTATGACAACTTCGCGAGAGTGAATCGGATCAGCTTTCCGGATGGTGGATGGCAGCAGTTCTCCCGCTCCGACTCCGCCCCCGCTTTTGAGAATGTCCAGATCGCCGAGAACACTGCTGGGCAGACGATAAACAAAGCAAAGTCCTTTGATGGCTTGGGGCGCGTTTTGACGGCGACGACTACGGAAAGCGGTAGTAGCCAAATTTACACGGCGGATTACGGCTACGACAATCTTGGCCGAATCAGCACGGCGGGCAATCCCTATCGCCTTACTGATTCTTCATTTGCAACGACCAGTTACACCTACGACTCACTAGGCCGCAAGACACTCCAGACGCAGCCGGATGGCTCTACCCAACAGTGGTCTTATAACGGTAGCCAGACCGTCTTTACCGATGAGACCGGACACACCTGGTCACGAAACTACGATGCGCTAGGCCGCCTCGGCAATGTGATCGAGCCAACCGGTGCTTCCACCGGCTATGTTTACGACTCTCTCGGGAATCTTACGACTGCGACCCAGACTGGAGTTGCGGGCGATGCTCGGCGTTCTCGCAGCTTCACGTATGACTCGCTTTCGCGGCTTATCACAGCGACCAATCCGGAGACGGGAACAATCTGCTACGGAACTTGGACTAGTGGAATTTGCTCAAATGGTTACGACGCAAATGGGAACCTTATGGCGAAAACTGATGCTCGCGGGGCAACAGCGACCTACGGTTATGATGCGTTGAATCGCCTGACATCGAAATCACGCTTGGGCGCGTCGACGGATCTTTACTTCTATGACGGGTTAGTGGGAACCTGGGGAGCTACTTCGTTGCTTGGCGGCAATTTGGTCGGGCATCTAAGCTTTATCCGATCGTTTAACCCAGACCTAGCTGGCAATACCTGCGACATCAATAGTCGTAAGAACTGTGACGACCAATACTTTGGTTATGACAACGTTGGCCGGCTCAATCACTGGACTGGAGCGCCGCCCTCTGAATGGGGATCCACGTCGCACAGCATCAATACTACATACGATCTGACCGGCAATCCGCTGCGGATCTCCTATCCTGATGGACGTACACTTCGGAAGGACTATGACGCGGCGGGCCGTTTAACGGCAGTGACGGATGAAAGCCTGAACAAAGTGATGGTTTCGGCGATGAGCTATTTCCCCAACGGTGCCGTTCAGAGCCTGAGCTACGGCAATGGTGTTGTAGAAAAATTTGGACAGAACAATCGGCTACAAACATGCACCGATGTGGTCACTCAAGGGTCGAACACTTACCTAAACAAGACCTATCATTTTCAGCCGAATGCAACAGGTGCTTGCGGCAGCGAATCTAGCAATAACGGCAACATCTGGAGTATTGCGGATGGGACCGCGGGCGCACTCTACAGCCAATCCATGAGTTACGACAGCCTCAATCGGCTCATCTCATGGACTGGACCGAACTTCGTCGGTATGCAACAGATGGCGTATGGCTATGACTCCTTCGGAAACATGACGCAGGTCCCGGGGACGCAAGCGCTTGCCCCCAGCGTCGACTACGATGCGAACAATCGGTACCTCCGCGGCGGCTCCGCACTTGAAGCGCGGTTCAGTTGTGTCGGCGCAAACGGAGAGACCACGGGCTACGATGCAGCGGGAAACCTATTGTGCTGGGGTACGCCGAACAGTAATGCACAGGCGTACACGTGGGATGCGGAAAGCCGCATGTCCCGTCTCTATGCGGCACAGAATAGTACGCTAAATCTGAAGGCGCTCTATAGCTACGACGCGATGGGCGCACGGGTTCGGGCCGATCAGTTGGATAGCTCAGGCCACAGCATATCCTTCCGGGAATACAGCTCCTTCGGCGGTGAGTTGTTAAGCGAGAAAGACCAGAACGGTTGGTGGACCGACTACATCTTCGCTAACGGGAAGAAAATAGCTCGTGTCGACCCAAACAATGTCTATCGCTGGATGATCGCGGATCAGGTAGGGACGTCTCAGTTGGAGTTAGATGCCTCAGGTACCCTTCTGTGGAAAGGGGAATTCCTGCCCTTCGGCCAAGAGCCAAATCCCGCCGCCACTACGAACCGTTACAAATTTACCGGCAAAGAACGAGACGCCGAAAGCGGCCTAGATAACTTCGGGGCGAGGTATTACGCGAGCAGCCTGGGCAGATTTATGTCACCAGACTGGGCGGATAGTCCGAGCCCCGTTCCCTGGGTTCTTCTCGCTAACCCGCAAAGCCTCAACCTATATAGCTATGTAAACAATAACCCCATGACGAGGCGGGATGAGGATGGTCACGCTACTTTATGTGGTCCTGATCTATGGAATTCACAAACGAATACCCTGACGTCGGGTAGCTGCGTTGATCTACCTGATCCTCTAACGAGAGGTCAAATTATTCGCCAGACCCATGACAACTTTATGAATTGGCGTAACAATCTGGCAGTTAATAAATGGCTGAGCAAGAAGCTAAATCCTCGATCTGTTGAAAGCGCGCAATGGGCTGTGTTGCTGGCGGAAATCTTAGAGAGCGATCTAGGCCTCGCAAGCGATGAGATTGAGGATCTCACCAAACCGGGATCCATCGATAACAAGGGTATCAAGCTCACACCTGACCAAATTGGAGCGAAGCTCCAAGATGGTGGATTCACAAAATCGGCGGCGAGCGATGGAACTCCCGTGTATGTCAAAGGAGATAGACAATATACGGTATATTCACAAGCTAGATCGACAGACGGCCCATCAGCTCAGGTCAAAGATAATGGCAGCGTGGTGGGGAAAGTCAGGCTCAAATAG
- a CDS encoding helix-turn-helix domain-containing protein encodes MPADLPNEMECLDIEDVASMLGKSERMIRNYIKDNGLPFVGDGRERRFIWAKVLEWYVAYRINLDGNRGNGLGASSLAPQIPTSETFDEAALRKLRAEADLVELKLASARGEVAAIADVERVLAASSISIQTQLLAVPSRLATQMLGLEDHGRAIAILEAEMRQVLTNLSTIDAVREATGLADREADLS; translated from the coding sequence ATGCCCGCAGATTTGCCCAATGAGATGGAGTGCCTCGACATAGAGGACGTAGCTTCCATGCTTGGCAAGTCTGAGCGGATGATCCGTAACTACATCAAAGACAATGGGTTGCCATTCGTTGGCGATGGACGAGAGCGGCGCTTTATCTGGGCAAAGGTGCTGGAGTGGTACGTCGCTTATCGGATCAATCTTGATGGAAATCGCGGAAATGGACTCGGCGCTTCGTCCCTCGCTCCGCAAATTCCGACTTCCGAAACTTTCGACGAGGCCGCCCTCCGAAAGTTGAGAGCTGAAGCTGACCTGGTCGAACTCAAGCTCGCCAGTGCGCGCGGCGAAGTCGCGGCCATCGCCGACGTCGAGCGCGTACTGGCGGCGTCGAGCATTTCAATCCAGACTCAGCTTCTCGCCGTGCCGTCCCGCCTTGCGACGCAGATGCTTGGCCTGGAAGACCACGGGCGCGCCATTGCGATTCTCGAAGCGGAGATGCGTCAGGTCCTTACCAACCTCTCCACAATTGATGCCGTGCGCGAAGCTACCGGCCTGGCCGACCGCGAGGCGGATCTCAGTTGA